One genomic window of Evansella cellulosilytica DSM 2522 includes the following:
- the pfkA gene encoding 6-phosphofructokinase — protein MKKIAVLTSGGDVPGMNPAVRAVTKAAIYYGMEVYGVYRGYEGLMNGELKKLELKDVGSIIHRGGTILGSARSEEFKTDAGQQKAIDVLKEYGIEGLVVIGGDGSYKGANALMQKGVKTIGLPGTIDNDIRGTEYTLGFSTAINTVIEAVDRIRDTATSHEYTFVIEVMGRDAGDIATWAGVATGAESIFIPEKSLSSEEMVNRLKQGYDRGKKHSIILVAEGVGTAQEFADYIKENTKYEPRVTVLGHIQRGGSPIAFDRILGAKLGTKAIELLKEGIAGKALGLEKNAVSIYDFDYVFEKKETTDIESLYNISKILSI, from the coding sequence TTGAAAAAAATAGCAGTCTTAACAAGTGGTGGCGATGTACCAGGAATGAATCCTGCAGTTAGAGCAGTGACGAAAGCTGCAATTTATTATGGTATGGAAGTGTATGGTGTTTATCGTGGATATGAAGGTTTAATGAATGGAGAATTAAAAAAGTTAGAACTTAAAGATGTCGGTAGCATTATACATAGAGGTGGAACAATTTTAGGTTCAGCAAGAAGTGAAGAATTTAAAACAGATGCAGGGCAGCAAAAAGCAATCGATGTCCTTAAAGAGTATGGTATTGAAGGATTAGTAGTAATAGGTGGGGACGGCTCATATAAAGGCGCTAACGCATTAATGCAAAAAGGGGTCAAAACAATTGGCCTACCAGGGACGATAGATAATGATATAAGAGGGACTGAATATACGCTCGGTTTTAGTACTGCGATTAATACAGTTATTGAAGCAGTAGATAGAATACGTGATACTGCTACTTCACATGAATATACATTTGTAATCGAAGTCATGGGACGTGATGCAGGCGATATTGCTACTTGGGCTGGGGTAGCTACTGGAGCTGAAAGTATATTTATACCAGAAAAATCTTTATCGAGTGAAGAAATGGTCAACAGACTTAAGCAAGGATACGATAGAGGGAAAAAGCATAGTATTATTTTAGTTGCTGAAGGTGTAGGTACTGCCCAAGAGTTTGCTGATTATATTAAAGAAAACACAAAATATGAGCCGAGAGTCACCGTGTTAGGACATATTCAAAGAGGGGGATCTCCAATAGCTTTTGATCGGATTCTTGGTGCAAAATTAGGTACTAAAGCTATTGAATTACTGAAAGAAGGAATTGCCGGAAAAGCGTTAGGTCTTGAAAAAAATGCGGTTTCTATTTATGATTTCGACTACGTATTTGAAAAGAAAGAAACAACTGATATCGAATCTCTTTATAATATATCGAAGATTTTATCTATATAA
- a CDS encoding metal ABC transporter substrate-binding protein yields the protein MFKKLLLSLLLAGSFMLVACGENEEGTSSDDTDTDGLTIATSFSVLGDIISQIIGEHGTVDYIVPIGEEPHEYEPVPSDFQKVTDADVFYINGLDLEEWLEKIVSNVSDTDIVEVSDGVTPIPLVGDDEADPHAWLSPKNVMTYVDNIVEDLVERDPDGESIYRENAEAYKSELEELDAWIEEQVADIPEQQRVIIVSENAFKYFGEDYGFDTEGVWEINSHEEGTPQQVNRIIDIVEERELPAVFVETTVDKRYMETVSENTGVPIAGEVYTDAVGPEGSGAETYIGMMRENVNVFVEGLKN from the coding sequence ATGTTTAAAAAGTTATTATTAAGCTTATTATTAGCAGGATCTTTCATGTTAGTAGCATGTGGGGAAAACGAAGAAGGTACGTCATCTGATGATACTGATACTGATGGACTTACGATTGCAACTAGTTTTTCCGTTTTAGGTGATATTATTTCACAAATTATCGGTGAACACGGTACTGTCGATTACATTGTACCGATAGGAGAAGAACCGCACGAGTATGAGCCAGTTCCAAGTGATTTTCAGAAAGTGACGGATGCCGATGTATTTTACATTAACGGTCTTGATTTAGAGGAGTGGCTAGAAAAAATAGTATCAAACGTTTCTGATACGGACATTGTGGAAGTTTCAGATGGGGTAACACCAATTCCTTTAGTTGGGGATGATGAAGCAGATCCTCACGCTTGGTTAAGTCCTAAAAATGTGATGACATACGTAGATAATATTGTTGAAGATTTAGTAGAAAGAGATCCTGATGGTGAGTCAATTTATCGTGAAAATGCTGAAGCCTATAAGTCTGAGTTAGAGGAATTGGATGCTTGGATTGAAGAGCAAGTAGCAGATATTCCTGAACAACAACGTGTTATTATCGTAAGTGAAAATGCATTTAAGTATTTTGGTGAAGACTACGGGTTTGACACGGAAGGAGTTTGGGAAATCAATTCACATGAAGAGGGCACTCCTCAACAAGTCAACCGTATTATTGATATTGTAGAGGAAAGAGAACTACCAGCTGTCTTTGTTGAAACAACAGTTGATAAACGCTACATGGAAACAGTCTCTGAAAATACAGGCGTTCCAATTGCTGGAGAAGTGTATACAGATGCAGTTGGTCCTGAAGGTAGTGGAGCGGAAACGTATATTGGTATGATGAGAGAA